A portion of the Misgurnus anguillicaudatus chromosome 16, ASM2758022v2, whole genome shotgun sequence genome contains these proteins:
- the LOC129421750 gene encoding DNA damage-inducible transcript 4-like protein: protein MVYTQALLFANGMSRKTEQQNLANGLRFQDFIAHNERLHPCGRLMKAESLSSLGSQCSLVEEEGEEASLQIDLSKRIEKCLFHAKKSSLRCQELRLPRRMTERVAGDILRASEDEPCGIRGALIHVFLDNKGALQKLGTVTSDESLTPTFELSLILQPDTDGWPPLKILFGSGKNVLSLRREYRLIKRKLYSSATPVVLEFY, encoded by the exons ATGGTTTATACACAAGCTTTGCTCTTCGCTAACGGGATGTCCCGAAAAACCGAGCAGCAAAACCTAGCGAACGGTTTAAGGTTTCAGGATTTCATAGCACATAACGAGAGATTACATCCCTGCGGAAGGCTCATGAAAGCAGAAAGCTTATCAA GTCTTGGATCTCAGTGCAGTTTGGTGGAGGAAGAAGGCGAAGAGGCTAGTCTTCAGATCGATCTGTCCAAACGCATTGAAAAGTGCCTTTTTCATGCCAAAAAGTCGAGTCTGCGCTGCCAGGAGCTGCGTCTGCCCCGGCGCATGACCGAGCGCGTGGCTGGAGACATCCTGCGCGCGTCCGAGGATGAGCCTTGCGGGATACGCGGGGCTTTGATCCACGTGTTTCTGGATAACAAGGGCGCGCTACAAAAACTGGGCACCGTGACGTCTGATGAGAGTCTCACCCCCACCTTTGAGCTGTCACTCATCTTACAGCCCGATACGGACGGATGGCCGCCGCTGAAAATCCTGTTCGGTTCTGGGAAAAATGTGCTCAGTCTGAGACGGGAATATCGACTGATTAAAAGGAAACTCTACTCATCTGCCACTCCTGTTGTACTTGAATTTTATTAA